The Corylus avellana chromosome ca8, CavTom2PMs-1.0 genome has a segment encoding these proteins:
- the LOC132190569 gene encoding ER membrane protein complex subunit 7 homolog, with amino-acid sequence MRSKPIILVLLVHLCLSFLYSSLATSPGSSDGFTINGRVKIPSMDVKGFGLPGKLSNVKVILNGGQRVTFLRADGFFSFHDVPAGTHLIEVDALGYFFSPVRVDVSARYPGKVQAALTENRRSLIELVLEPLREEQYYEIREPFSVMSLVKSPMGLMMGFMLVVVFLMPKLMENMDPEEMKRAQEEMRSQGVPSLANLLPGGAGRSS; translated from the exons ATGAGATCCAAACCGATTATTCTCGTGCTTTTGGTACATTTATGCCTCTCCTTTCTCTATTCGTCTCTCGCCACCTCACCAGG GTCCAGTGACGGTTTCACCATCAATGGCCGGGTGAAGATTCCAA GTATGGATGTAAAAGGTTTTGGTCTTCCTGGAAAATTATCAAATGTCAAAGTTATACTTAATGGTGGCCAGAGGGTTACTTTTCTGAGAGCTGATGGATTTTTCTCGTT CCATGACGTGCCAGCAGGAACTCATCTAATTGAAGTGGATGCTTTAGGCTACTTCTTTTCTCCG GTCCGAGTTGATGTCAGTGCCAGATATCCTGGTAAGGTTCAGGCAGCATTGACAGAGAACAGGAGGAGCCTGATTGAGTTGGTTTTAGAACCGTTGAGAGAGGAACAGTACTATGAG ATAAGGGAACCCTTCTCCGTTATGTCTCTTGTGAAAAGCCCAATGGGTCTGATGATGGGATTTATGCTGGTTGTTGTGTTTCTAATGCCCAAACTAATGGAGAACATGG ATCCTGAGGAAATGAAGCGAGCACAAGAAGAAATGAGGAGCCAAGGGGTTCCCTCTCTGGCAAACTTGTTACCTGGTGGTGCCGGCAGGAGTAGTTAA